A single genomic interval of Centropristis striata isolate RG_2023a ecotype Rhode Island chromosome 8, C.striata_1.0, whole genome shotgun sequence harbors:
- the LOC131976370 gene encoding complement C1s subcomponent-like — MMLRLSLLLLLFSCPARSELLGWVESPGYPSGYLPHASLNWSRCAPKGHTLSIKLIHLDLEDSQDCHNDAVKVFSNGSLISVLCGKREFEELQTTVNPSLVSLSGGCLSLTFHSDFSNTKRHTGFRGFYTDQDFDECRDDPDNGCTQFCHNYVGGYYCSCRHGYYLDADKHTCTVSCTEDLSELTEGDVSSPSWPASYAENANCQYILSVSATLQLELHFSDDFDVEQSPDGECIDALRIETSSGTLGPFCGKKPPPSPFLTHSNNVQIRFSSDSFGDNKGFSLHFRTRDKVCPAMVTPHSTTAPQEEEYRRGDTVTVTCDLGYVANAEGTQTLSSKYETTCQNTGVWTPSYICEPVDCGIPKIPLGGILQMVGSANLQTHYEGQVQFSCSSKYYTLEGDDTYTCGASGKWTSGDGNTEMPKCIEVCGKPEKSPASAGRIMGGKAAKLGEIPWNLLIKHPRAGASLISDRWAVTAAHVVEGTEDTTLRLYGGLVDGRTSDTAPHVVIMDSERIIIHPGYDKSISSEERINFDNDIALIRLASRVNLGPNLLPICLPEVNRGFLDHEQGTVSGWGATGTHSRSPTLQFTHIGVYPHTDCNNTPYTPKTNRRTVFTDNMFCAGEEGKDSCRGDSGGPFVSPTLAAGRDRYYLTGIVSWGALCRLKQHKGYYTKVENYVTWIKQTIDTIEKSS, encoded by the exons ATGATGTTGAGATTAAG TCTCCTGCTTCTCCTGTTCTCCTGCCCGGCCCGCTCGGAGCTGCTGGGATGGGTGGAGTCTCCGGGGTATCCCAGTGGATACTTGCCCCATGCCAGTCTGAACTGGAGCAGGTGTGCCCCCAAAGGTCACACCCTCTCCATCAAGCTCATCCACCTGGACCTGGAGGACAGCCAAGACTGTCACAACGATGCAGTAAAG GTCTTTTCCAATGGAAGCCTGATCTCCGTTCTGTGTGGCAAAAGGGAATTTGAGGAGCTTCAGACCACCGTCAATCCCTCGCTCGTCTCCTTGTCGGGCGGCTGCCTCTCTCTCACGTTCCACTCCGACTTCTCAAACACCAAGAGGCACACCGGCTTCAGAGGCTTTTATACCGATCAAG ACTTTGACGAATGCCGCGACGATCCTGACAACGGATGCACCCAGTTCTGTCACAACTACGTCGGAGGGTACTACTGCTCCTGCCGCCATGGCTACTACCTGGACGCGGACAAACACACTTGCACAG TGAGCTGTACGGAGGATCTGTCAGAGCTGACTGAAGGTGACGTATCCAGTCCATCCTGGCCGGCTTCATACGCAGAAAATGCCAACTGTCAGTACATCCTGTCTGTGAGTGCCACCCTGCAGCTGGAGCTGCACTTCTCTGATGACTTCGATGTGGAGCAAAGCCCTGATGGAGAATGCATTGACGCACTGCGG ATTGAGACTTCCTCTGGGACTCTGGGGCCATTCTGCGGCAAAAAACCTCCCCCATCTCCCTTTCTGACTCACTCCAACAACGTCCAAATCCGCTTCAGCTCTGACAGCTTCGGCGATAACAAAGGCTTCTCTCTCCACTTCAGGACCAGAG ACAAGGTGTGTCCAGCAATGGTGACCCCCCACTCCACTACGGCTCCTCAGGAAGAAGAATACCGTCGGGGTGATACAGTGACAGTAACTTGCGATCTTGGCTATGTTGCAAATGCT GAAGGCACCCAGACCCTGTCGTCAAAGTATGAAACAACATGCCAGAATACAGGCGTATGGACCCCCAGTTACATCTGTGAAC CTGTGGATTGTGGGATTCCTAAAATCCCATTAGGGGGCATCCTGCAGATGGTGGGCTCAGCTAACCTACAGACTCATTACGAAGGCCAGGTCCAGTTTAGCTGCAGCTCAAAGTACTACACACTGGAAGGAGATG ACACGTACACTTGCGGTGCCAGTGGTAAATGGACATCAGGTGATGGCAACACAGAGATGCCGAAATGCATCGAAG tgTGTGGGAAACCTGAAAAAAGCCCTGCAAGTGCAGGCAGAATTATGGGAGGTAAGGCAGCAAAGCTGGGAGAGATACCGTGGAATCTTCTAATCAAACACCCAAGAGCTGGAGCGTCACTGATCAGCGACCGCTGggctgtcacagcagctcatgtGGTGGAAGGGACAGAGGACACCACTCTGCGTCTGTATGGTGGACTGGTAGATGGACGAACATCAGACACGGCACCTCATGTCGTGATCATGGACAGTGAGAGGATCATAATTCATCCCGGCTACGACAAGAGCATTTCTTCTGAGGAACGCATTAATTTCGACAATGACATTGCTCTCATCAGATTAGCGTCCAGGGTGAATTTAGGCCCAAACCTCCTTCCCATTTGTCTGCCAGAGGTTAACAGGGGCTTTCTTGATCATGAACAAGGTACAGTGTCAGGCTGGGGGGCAACAGGAACACATTCTCGCTCTCCCACATTACAATTCACTCATATTGGAGTCTACCCCCATACAGATTGCAATAATACACCTTACACTCCCAAAACTAACAGACGCACCGTATTCACTGATAACATGTTCTGTGCTGGAGAAGAGGGAAAGGACAGCTGCAGGGGAGACAGTGGAGGTCCGTTTGTTTCTCCTACGTTGGCCGCAGGCAGAGATCGTTACTATTTGACCGGCATCGTGTCCTGGGGAGCTCTCTGTCGCCTTAAGCAGCACAAGGGTTATTACACAAAAGTGGAGAACTATGTTACATGGATTAAGCAGACGATAGACACGATAGAAAAGTCTTCTTAG
- the LOC131976962 gene encoding complement C1r-A subcomponent-like → MGWTSCIILFLYLSVCRCWPVTDPEPVMYGAVQSPQYPQPYPPNLQEQWDLSVPEGYQIQLTFTHLDIEATAGCYYDSLTVLYDTKVLGKFCGHENSADGHHPGTQPILSPGNRMTLIFQSDGNNPERHQNVGFSAQYQAIDMDECSAPEPEDGSGPLCSQICLNTLGSYICSCHHGYELRPDQRTCVLSCGGGIFDQPEGHLFSPGYPNPPDHAVSCQYIISMELGFTVTLNFTDNFHIESVDTEQGPNCVHHWLQVTIPNREPMKLCGGKSPGLIDTNSNTVTLEYHTDDEGLSRGWSLDYSTNRVKCPIPGSVDKGRVTPLLPEYLYRDYIFVRCDQGYKLMMDGEEVQGFSTMCQNNGQWHLPLPECHIIDCGEPEPLLNGGVTFLSGSQNQHLSVIEYHCNGPFYSLLGDITVGFTCEADRKWRSNSKTVVKPICIPVCGQPTKLISAYQRIIGGSDAPEDTIPWQVLLTGGGRGGGMVIGDRWILTAAHVVTSEGNQSSPESVKVSFGGTNVGTILESPVSPAASIHVHPEYNNPDLRHYNHDIALIKLQDPITFSSSVMPICLPAEDATYHNGEMGLVSGFGVTETEGRQILTNTLKYLQLPVVDQETCSQSITSLEKSTVPDLTNNMFCAGVPEGGKDSCQGDSGGPFALRSGGRFWAAGIVSWGVECGKKGRYGVYTRVTNYLNWINKTMQEN, encoded by the exons ATGGGGTGGACTTCCTGCATCATCTT GTTTCTCTATCTGTCAGTGTGCAGATGCTGGCCTGTGACCGACCCAGAGCCTGTGATGTACGGGGCGGTCCAGTCCCCCCAGTATCCCCAGCCTTACCCTCCCAACCTGCAGGAGCAGTGGGACCTCAGTGTGCCCGAGGGCTACCAGATCCAACTCACCTTCACACACCTGGACATTGAAGCTACTGCAGGCTGCTATTACGACTCCCTCACA GTGCTCTATGATACAAAGGTTTTGGGGAAGTTTTGTGGCCACGAGAACTCGGCTGATGGACATCACCCAGGCACCCAGCCCATCTTGTCTCCAGGCAACAGAATGACCCTCATATTCCAGTCAGACGGCAACAACCCTGAGCGCCACCAGAACGTCGGCTTCTCCGCTCAGTACCAGGCCATAG acATGGATGAGTGCTCTGCTCCAGAACCTGAAGACGGCTCAGGTCCGCTCTGCTCGCAGATCTGCCTCAACACCCTCGGTTCATACATCTGCTCGTGTCACCACGGCTATGAGCTCCGCCCCGACCAGcgcacctgtgtgt TATCCTGCGGTGGCGGCATATTCGATCAGCCAGAGGGACATCTCTTCAGTCCAGGATACCCTAACCCCCCAGATCACGCTGTGTCCTGTCAGTACATTATTTCGATGGAACTTGGCTTCACTGTCACTCTGAACTTCACCGACAACTTCCACATAGAGAGCGTGGACACTGAGCAAGGCCCAAACTGTGTCCATCACTGGCTGCAG GTGACCATCCCCAACAGAGAGCCCATGAAGCTGTGTGGTGGAAAGAGTCCAGGTCTGATAGATACAAACTCCAACACTGTCACACTGGAGTACCACACTGATGATGAGGGACTGAGTCGTGGCTGGAGCCTGGACTACAGTACAAACA GAGTGAAGTGTCCAATTCCTGGAAGCGTGGATAAAGGCAGAGTCACTCCTCTCTTGCCTGAATATTTATACAGAGACTACATATTTGTGCGCTGTGACCAGGGATACAAGCTGATGATG GACGGTGAGGAGGTCCAGGGTTTCTCTACCATGTGCCAAAACAATGGACAGTGGCACCTCCCTCTGCCAGAGTGTCACA taaTTGATTGTGGAGAACCTGAACCTTTGCTGAACGGAGGGGTGACCTTCCTGTCTGGCTCTCAGAACCAGCACCTCTCTGTTATTGAGTATCACTGTAATGGACCCTTTTACTCTCTATTAGGGGACATAACAG TTGGCTTCACCTGTGAGGCCGACAGAAAGTGGAGGTCCAACAGCAAAACTGTTGTCAAACCAATATGCATACCAG TCTGTGGCCAGCCCACAAAACTCATCTCTGCCTATCAGAGGATCATTGGAGGCAGCGATGCTCCAGAGGACACCATCCCCTGGCAGGTGCTCCTGACTggaggtggaagaggaggaggcatGGTGATTGGAGACCGCTGGATTTTGACAGCAGCTCATGTTGTTACGTCTGAAGGAAATCAATCATCACCTGAATCTGTCAAG GTTTCCTTTGGAGGAACTAATGTTGGAACCATTTTGGAATCTCCTGTATCTCCTGCTGCTTCAATCCACGTTCACCCTGAGTACAACAACCCCGACCTCAGACACTACAACCATGACATCGCCTTGATCAAACTGCAAGATCCAATCACATTCAGCTCCTCCGTTATGCCAATATGTTTACCAGCAGAGGATGCCACATACCACAATGGCGAGATGGG ACTGGTGTCAGGCTTTGGTGTTACAGAGACTGAAGGCCGACAGATTTTAACAAATACGCTGAAGTACTTGCAACTCCCTGTGGTGGATCAAGAGACGTGCAGTCAATCAATCACTTCTTTGGAAAAGTCAACAGTACCAGATCTGACAAACAACATGTTCTGTGCTGGAGTCCCTGAAGGTGGGAAGGACTCCTGTCAGGGTGACAGTGGCGGCCCGTTCGCCCTGAGGAGCGGCGGACGGTTCTGGGCTGCTGGGATTGTCAGCTGGGGGGTCGAATGTGGAAAGAAGGGAAGATATGGCGTCTATACCAGAGTCACTAACTACCTGAACTGGATCAACAAGACCATGCAGGAGAATTGA